One Mycobacterium marseillense DNA window includes the following coding sequences:
- a CDS encoding PQQ-dependent sugar dehydrogenase encodes MRLGRSGRSVRRGLAALCALVLVTGGCARFNDAQSQPFTTAPELKPQPSSTPPPPPPLPPTPFPKACPAPGVMQGCLESTSGLIMGPDSKTALVAERTTGAVKEISVSAEPKVKMVIPVDPSGDGGLMDIVLSPTYTQDRLMYAYVSTPTDNRVIRIADGDIPKDILTGIPKGATGNTGALIFTSPTTLVVLTGDAGNPAMAADPNSLAGKVLRIEQPTTVGQAPPTTALSGVGSGGGLCIDPVDGSLYVADRTPTADRLQRITKTSDVSTVWTWPDKPGVAGCAAMDGTVLVNLINTKLTVAVRLAPTTGAVTGEPDVVRKDTHAHAWALRMSPDGNVWGATVNKTAGDAEKLDDVVFPLFPQGGGFPRNNDDKT; translated from the coding sequence ATGCGACTAGGGCGATCGGGGCGGTCGGTTCGGCGCGGGCTCGCCGCGCTGTGTGCCCTCGTGCTGGTGACGGGCGGGTGCGCGCGCTTCAACGACGCGCAATCACAACCGTTCACCACCGCCCCGGAATTGAAGCCGCAGCCGAGCTCGACGCCTCCCCCGCCACCGCCGCTGCCGCCCACCCCGTTCCCCAAGGCCTGCCCGGCCCCGGGGGTCATGCAGGGCTGCCTGGAGAGCACCAGCGGCCTGATCATGGGGCCGGACAGCAAAACCGCGCTGGTCGCCGAGCGCACCACCGGTGCGGTCAAGGAGATCTCGGTCAGCGCCGAGCCGAAGGTGAAGATGGTCATCCCGGTCGACCCGTCCGGGGATGGCGGGTTGATGGACATCGTGCTCTCACCCACCTACACCCAAGACCGCCTGATGTACGCCTACGTCAGCACCCCGACCGACAACCGGGTCATCCGGATCGCCGACGGCGACATCCCCAAGGACATCCTGACCGGAATCCCCAAGGGCGCCACCGGCAACACCGGCGCGTTGATCTTCACCAGTCCCACCACGCTGGTCGTGCTGACCGGCGACGCCGGCAACCCGGCGATGGCCGCCGATCCCAATTCGCTGGCGGGCAAGGTGCTGCGCATCGAGCAGCCGACCACCGTCGGTCAGGCACCGCCCACCACGGCGCTGTCCGGTGTGGGTTCAGGCGGCGGCCTGTGCATCGACCCGGTCGACGGCTCGTTGTATGTCGCCGACCGCACACCGACCGCGGATCGGTTGCAGCGCATCACCAAAACGTCGGACGTCTCCACGGTGTGGACCTGGCCGGACAAGCCCGGTGTCGCCGGCTGCGCCGCGATGGACGGGACCGTGCTGGTGAACCTGATCAACACCAAGCTGACGGTGGCCGTCCGGCTGGCGCCCACCACGGGTGCTGTCACCGGCGAACCCGACGTCGTCCGCAAGGACACTCACGCCCACGCGTGGGCGCTGCGCATGTCACCCGATGGAAACGTCTGGGGTGCAACGGTAAACAAGACGGCGGGCGACGCCGAGAAGCTGGACGACGTGGTGTTCCCGCTCTTCCCGCAGGGCGGCGGCTTCCCGCGCAACAACGACGACAAGACCTGA
- a CDS encoding MinD/ParA family protein codes for MLGETALDRFDQPETDARLNWRGLVHRVTGIDLGPSKNTAYENELRDRIRATVGGAFPIAVLSLKGGVGKTAVVEALGSTFAAVRNDRVLALDIDAGDLAERHGRRNPHSLADLLRGGPATHYEDIRALTYMNGFGLEVLGLPDYARTDWRLERRDVLRAFSMLRNQYSVVLVDCVKALNSSVMEAVLPESRALVVVTSTSIDAIRKTQTTLEWLCHNGYQRLMASTVLAVNHLEPAKVDSVAVTELDRLSARVAATVVLPFDRHVHEGRKIALDRMSKESRRSYLEMAAVLAGMFPGRGGERARDHHGS; via the coding sequence GTGCTGGGCGAGACGGCGCTGGACCGCTTCGACCAGCCCGAGACCGATGCCAGGCTCAACTGGCGCGGACTAGTCCATCGCGTCACCGGCATTGATCTCGGCCCCAGCAAAAACACCGCCTACGAAAACGAGCTGCGAGATCGCATCCGCGCGACCGTGGGCGGCGCCTTCCCGATCGCGGTCCTCAGCCTCAAAGGCGGGGTGGGCAAGACCGCGGTGGTGGAGGCCCTCGGGTCGACGTTCGCCGCGGTGCGCAACGACCGGGTGCTCGCCCTCGACATCGACGCGGGGGACTTGGCCGAACGTCACGGCCGTCGCAACCCGCACAGCCTGGCCGACCTTCTTCGCGGCGGCCCGGCAACGCACTACGAGGACATCCGGGCGCTGACCTACATGAACGGCTTCGGCTTGGAGGTGCTCGGGCTGCCGGACTACGCGCGCACCGACTGGCGCCTGGAACGCCGCGATGTTCTTCGGGCGTTCTCGATGCTGAGGAACCAGTATTCGGTGGTGCTGGTCGACTGCGTCAAGGCGCTCAATTCCAGTGTGATGGAGGCTGTTCTGCCGGAGTCGCGGGCCCTCGTAGTGGTCACGAGCACCTCCATCGACGCGATACGCAAGACCCAGACCACCCTGGAGTGGCTGTGCCACAACGGGTATCAACGATTGATGGCCTCGACTGTGCTGGCGGTCAATCACCTCGAGCCGGCCAAGGTGGACAGTGTGGCCGTCACGGAACTCGACCGGCTGTCCGCACGCGTCGCCGCCACGGTGGTGCTGCCGTTCGACCGGCACGTGCACGAGGGCAGGAAGATCGCGCTGGACCGAATGAGCAAGGAAAGCCGGCGCAGCTACCTCGAGATGGCCGCCGTGCTGGCCGGGATGTTCCCCGGCAGGGGAGGGGAGCGCGCTCGCGATCACCACGGGTCTTGA
- the gatB gene encoding Asp-tRNA(Asn)/Glu-tRNA(Gln) amidotransferase subunit GatB has product MSVAASADLMEYDDVIARFDPVLGLEVHVELSTVTKMFCGCSTAFGAEPNTQVCPVCLGLPGSLPVVNESAVESAIRIGLALNCEIVPWCRFARKNYFYPDQPKNYQISQYDEPIAINGYLEAPLEDGTTWRVEIERAHMEEDTGKLTHIGSETGRIHGATTSLIDYNRAGVPLIEIVTKPIVGAGDRAPQIARAYVTALRDLLRALDVSDVRMDQGSMRCDANVSLKPTGQAEFGTRTETKNVNSLKSVEVAVRYEMQRQAAVLASGGRITQETRHFHESGGYTSPGRTKETAEDYRYFPEPDLEPVAPSRELVERLRQTIPELPWLSRKRIQEEWGISDEVMRDLVNAGAIELVTATIEHGASSEQARAWWGNFLMQKANEANVALDELAITPAQVAAVVALVDEGKLSTKLARQVVEGVLAGEGEPEEVMTARGLALVRDDSITQAAVDEALAANPDVAEKIRGGKVAAAGAIVGAVMKATRGQADAARVRELVLAACGQG; this is encoded by the coding sequence ATGAGTGTTGCCGCCAGCGCCGACCTGATGGAGTACGACGACGTCATCGCACGTTTCGATCCGGTACTCGGCCTCGAGGTGCACGTCGAGCTGTCCACCGTCACCAAGATGTTCTGCGGCTGCTCCACCGCATTCGGCGCCGAACCCAACACCCAAGTGTGCCCGGTGTGCCTCGGGCTGCCCGGCTCGCTGCCGGTGGTCAACGAGAGCGCGGTCGAGTCGGCCATCCGCATCGGGCTGGCGCTCAATTGCGAGATCGTGCCCTGGTGCCGCTTCGCCCGGAAGAACTACTTCTACCCGGACCAGCCGAAGAACTACCAGATTTCGCAGTACGACGAGCCCATCGCCATCAACGGCTACCTCGAGGCCCCGCTGGAAGACGGCACCACCTGGCGGGTCGAGATCGAGCGCGCGCACATGGAGGAAGACACCGGCAAGCTCACCCACATCGGCAGCGAGACCGGGCGCATCCACGGCGCGACCACGTCGCTCATCGACTACAACCGCGCCGGCGTGCCGCTGATCGAGATCGTCACCAAGCCGATCGTCGGGGCGGGCGACCGGGCGCCGCAAATCGCCCGGGCCTACGTGACGGCGTTGCGAGACCTGTTGCGCGCCTTGGATGTATCCGATGTCCGGATGGACCAGGGCTCTATGCGCTGCGACGCCAACGTGTCGCTGAAGCCGACCGGTCAGGCCGAGTTCGGTACCCGCACGGAAACCAAGAACGTCAACTCGCTGAAAAGCGTCGAGGTCGCGGTGCGTTACGAAATGCAGCGCCAAGCGGCCGTCTTGGCGTCCGGCGGTCGAATCACCCAGGAAACCAGGCACTTTCACGAGTCCGGTGGCTACACGAGCCCGGGCCGCACCAAAGAAACGGCCGAGGACTACCGGTATTTCCCGGAGCCCGACCTCGAGCCCGTCGCGCCCAGCCGCGAGCTGGTCGAGCGGCTGCGCCAAACCATCCCCGAACTACCGTGGTTGAGCCGCAAGCGCATCCAGGAAGAGTGGGGGATCTCGGACGAGGTCATGCGCGACCTGGTCAATGCCGGCGCGATCGAACTGGTCACTGCCACCATCGAACACGGCGCGTCCAGCGAACAGGCGCGCGCCTGGTGGGGCAACTTCTTGATGCAGAAGGCCAACGAGGCCAACGTCGCGCTCGACGAACTGGCCATCACGCCCGCACAGGTCGCCGCGGTGGTGGCACTGGTCGACGAGGGCAAGCTATCCACCAAGCTGGCCCGCCAGGTCGTCGAGGGCGTGCTGGCCGGGGAGGGCGAACCCGAAGAAGTCATGACCGCCCGCGGCCTGGCGCTGGTGCGTGACGACTCGATCACCCAGGCGGCGGTCGACGAAGCGCTGGCCGCCAATCCCGATGTGGCGGAAAAGATCCGGGGTGGCAAGGTGGCCGCGGCGGGCGCGATCGTCGGCGCGGTGATGAAGGCCACCCGCGGGCAGGCCGACGCCGCCCGGGTGCGCGAACTGGTCCTGGCGGCCTGCGGCCAGGGCTAG